A region of Catenibacterium mitsuokai DNA encodes the following proteins:
- a CDS encoding IS3 family transposase, with amino-acid sequence MPKKFTNEEIELLSKSPYVKAIRQDRLVLTHEFRCILYDEWIKQPSTLQIRETLKSYGFDCSMLGKIIINNININFKRYGRPTNGKNKVFGQSIYSVELYDNSFLVDSGVFVKGRRGITFSSEFINKAYKEYPSVSIENQLESCGLDPEKVGYHRIYELKRKLEDGEKTKEKISADAAEKYFGHPYVKRCNTDHFTLNKQFYDEASIFYSYPVDEILGIFEIDGSDFPIRVRNKIKKQLISWNGDSDDMVVECDQEFRCRIQHNRMRALEKLSMMHFDTIRKILPSLTPEQKKALCIWIRDLPHDRYDYSIRSILKRIGISKSSYYSILSDDNYGMKERQDEIDFEYIRKVMDYKGFRKGTRTIYMMLPDICGVHFGRNKILRLMRKYNCICAIRRERTELKTYRENLKSNRKPNLLKRMFRLARPGDILLTDVSYLKYGLNRTEYLSCIKDAVSGRVVSHITSSGNDLNLVMDTIDTLDPSEDAIFHSDQGSLYFNDLFQGRLKELGYRQSMSRRGNCWDNASQESFFGHMKDECDLSGCSTPEEVKEMIDNYVYYYNNERPQWTRNKMTPTEYEDYLNSLSDNEYSDYLQNEQEKYDKMMKKAREKALKRAVELGALTEEDMELYGSGKKEEQATADRGAETCT; translated from the coding sequence ATGCCAAAAAAGTTCACTAATGAAGAAATTGAGTTATTATCTAAATCACCCTATGTCAAAGCCATAAGACAAGACAGACTTGTATTAACACATGAATTCAGATGCATCTTATATGATGAATGGATTAAGCAGCCATCTACCTTACAGATAAGAGAAACACTTAAATCATACGGCTTTGATTGTTCGATGTTAGGGAAAATTATAATAAATAACATCAACATTAACTTTAAGCGCTATGGTCGTCCTACTAACGGAAAAAATAAGGTATTTGGACAGAGTATATATTCAGTTGAATTATATGATAATTCATTTCTAGTTGACTCCGGGGTATTCGTCAAAGGACGTAGAGGAATTACATTTAGTTCTGAGTTCATTAATAAAGCCTATAAAGAATATCCTTCTGTGTCCATTGAAAATCAGCTTGAATCCTGTGGTCTTGATCCCGAAAAAGTCGGATATCATAGAATATATGAATTAAAAAGAAAACTTGAAGATGGAGAAAAAACTAAAGAAAAGATAAGTGCTGATGCAGCAGAGAAATACTTTGGTCATCCATATGTAAAGAGATGCAATACAGATCATTTTACACTTAATAAACAGTTCTATGATGAAGCTTCAATATTCTATAGTTATCCCGTTGATGAGATCCTTGGAATATTTGAGATTGATGGTTCTGATTTTCCTATCAGAGTGCGAAATAAAATAAAGAAACAGCTCATATCCTGGAATGGTGATTCTGATGATATGGTGGTGGAATGTGACCAGGAGTTCAGATGCCGCATCCAGCACAACAGGATGAGAGCACTAGAAAAACTGTCAATGATGCATTTTGATACTATCAGGAAAATTCTTCCTTCCCTTACCCCCGAGCAGAAGAAGGCATTATGCATATGGATAAGAGACCTCCCACACGACAGATATGATTATTCTATCCGTTCCATACTAAAGAGAATCGGCATATCCAAGTCATCCTATTATTCAATACTCTCAGATGATAATTACGGTATGAAAGAAAGGCAGGATGAGATTGATTTTGAATACATAAGGAAGGTCATGGATTATAAGGGATTCAGAAAAGGAACGCGCACCATCTATATGATGCTTCCCGATATATGTGGTGTTCATTTTGGGAGAAACAAGATTCTCAGGCTGATGAGAAAATACAACTGCATATGCGCCATCCGCAGGGAGCGTACTGAATTGAAAACGTACAGAGAAAACTTAAAAAGCAACAGGAAGCCAAACCTTCTTAAGAGAATGTTCCGTCTGGCAAGGCCGGGTGACATACTGCTCACAGATGTGAGCTATCTAAAATACGGGCTGAACAGAACTGAATACCTGTCTTGCATAAAGGATGCAGTAAGCGGACGTGTTGTAAGTCATATCACTTCTTCAGGTAACGATCTTAATTTAGTTATGGATACAATAGATACTCTTGATCCTTCTGAGGATGCCATCTTCCATTCTGACCAGGGCTCCCTCTATTTTAATGATTTATTCCAGGGCAGGCTTAAGGAACTAGGATACAGACAGTCCATGTCACGCAGGGGAAACTGCTGGGATAATGCAAGCCAGGAATCCTTCTTTGGACATATGAAGGATGAGTGCGACCTGTCTGGCTGTTCCACTCCGGAAGAAGTGAAGGAAATGATAGATAATTATGTATACTACTATAATAATGAGCGTCCTCAGTGGACACGTAATAAGATGACACCAACTGAATATGAAGACTATCTTAATTCATTATCTGATAATGAATATTCAGATTATCTTCAAAACGAACAGGAAAAGTATGATAAAATGATGAAAAAAGCGAGAGAAAAGGCGCTCAAGCGTGCAGTTGAGCTTGGCGCTCTGACAGAGGAGGATATGGAATTATATGGCTCAGGAAAGAAAGAAGAACAGGCAACAGCAGACAGAGGCGCAGAGACTTGCACATAG